In a single window of the Candidatus Deferrimicrobiaceae bacterium genome:
- a CDS encoding prepilin-type N-terminal cleavage/methylation domain-containing protein → MLNSKKGFTLIELMIVVAIIGILAAIAIPNFMKFQAKSRTAEAKTNLGAIFTAETSYFGDANKFGDFTQVGWKPTGITRYQYTQDGAVQATLDLMHEGKPGVQADGTAPGWLGDITNTGVAGEAPSVTVNTFTIGAAGNPNNSTTDPLDCWEMNDVRILRYTQTGI, encoded by the coding sequence ATGTTGAACAGCAAAAAAGGCTTTACCCTGATCGAACTGATGATCGTCGTCGCGATCATCGGCATCCTGGCGGCCATCGCCATCCCGAACTTCATGAAATTCCAGGCCAAGTCGCGCACTGCCGAGGCCAAGACCAACCTGGGCGCCATCTTCACCGCCGAGACCTCCTATTTCGGCGACGCCAACAAGTTCGGCGATTTCACGCAGGTCGGCTGGAAGCCGACGGGGATCACGCGCTACCAGTACACTCAGGATGGCGCCGTCCAGGCCACGCTTGACTTAATGCATGAGGGCAAACCCGGCGTGCAGGCAGACGGCACGGCACCAGGTTGGCTCGGCGACATTACCAACACCGGCGTCGCAGGCGAGGCGCCTTCGGTCACGGTCAACACCTTCACGATCGGCGCGGCGGGCAACCCCAACAACAGCACCACCGATCCGCTCGACTGCTGGGAAATGAACGACGTCCGCATCCTGCGCTACACGCAGACCGGCATCTAA
- a CDS encoding ABC transporter permease subunit: MLEGMLPVAANTFRETIRNKILYAILAFALFVIGMTNFLANLSFGDLARIIIDLGLSSIHIFGVVMAIFIGITLVSQEIDRKTVYIILSKPVPRWEFVVGKALGLCATLGLITLFMTIVLFIVHAGYRYGGSMEPGIFVAATGIYMELVLLTCLASLFSTFTTPVLSAIFTLSMFLIGHITRDLLFFGAQSGSRAVAVMGKTVYFLLPNLELFNFKNNVVYGQARSVSLLLAPAGYMVCYCAAVLSLACFLFSRKDFK; the protein is encoded by the coding sequence ATGCTGGAAGGCATGCTGCCCGTCGCGGCCAACACGTTCCGCGAGACCATCCGAAACAAGATTCTCTACGCGATCCTCGCATTTGCCCTGTTCGTCATCGGCATGACGAACTTCCTTGCGAATCTCTCCTTCGGCGACCTCGCCCGGATCATCATCGATCTCGGCCTCTCCAGCATCCACATCTTCGGGGTGGTCATGGCCATCTTCATCGGCATCACCCTCGTCAGCCAGGAGATCGACCGCAAGACGGTCTACATCATCCTGTCCAAGCCGGTGCCGCGGTGGGAGTTCGTCGTCGGCAAGGCGCTCGGGCTGTGCGCCACGCTAGGGCTGATCACGCTCTTCATGACGATCGTCCTTTTTATCGTGCATGCGGGTTACCGGTACGGCGGCAGCATGGAGCCCGGGATCTTCGTCGCCGCCACCGGGATCTACATGGAACTCGTCCTCCTCACCTGTCTCGCCTCGCTTTTTTCGACGTTCACGACGCCGGTGTTGAGCGCAATATTTACCCTGTCGATGTTCCTGATCGGGCATATCACCCGCGACCTGCTGTTCTTCGGGGCACAATCCGGGTCGCGGGCGGTAGCGGTGATGGGGAAGACGGTCTATTTCCTGCTGCCAAACCTCGAACTGTTCAATTTCAAGAACAACGTCGTCTACGGGCAGGCCCGCTCCGTCTCCCTGCTGCTGGCGCCGGCCGGTTATATGGTCTGCTATTGCGCCGCGGTCCTGTCGCTGGCGTGCTTCCTGTTTTCCCGGAAGGATTTCAAATAG
- a CDS encoding sigma-54 dependent transcriptional regulator: MARVLVVDDEQSLRQLFKMLLEKEGYAVDVGGSLEDARQAIAHNLYDLVLTDLKMVADDDGLKVLRAAVQKDPSTQVVVLTAYGTIESAKEAMRLGAYDYIQKPFNNNDLRALVRRALESRGAAAERTRELRAQVRDTASFEGIVGRDESMLKVFALIDRVAPTGANIMILGESGTGKELVATALHMRSPRHDFPFVPINCAAIPESLMESELFGHVRGAFTGAIKTKKGLFEAAHKGTLFLDEVGELPPMMQGKLLRAIQERSVRRIGGNDDIPVDVRIVCASKRNLEDEMQAGRFRDDLFFRLNVIQIVVPPLRERREDIPFLARQFVEKYSARLDKPIRGIRNDAMAGLCAYDYPGNVRELENIIERATIIETSEIIVPDALPSAVARLCAGSAPFPSPDGGESTIFVTPREIDRPELTINVSTEVKQDPEVPQNVTPQAIRTVIPPDALAGGGVSLDAEMDRLERELLLKALSDAGGNKTEASKLLNISFRSLRYRLDKHGME, from the coding sequence ATGGCGCGCGTCCTCGTCGTCGACGACGAGCAGAGTCTCCGGCAGCTGTTCAAAATGCTGTTGGAGAAAGAGGGTTATGCCGTCGACGTCGGCGGCTCCCTCGAGGATGCACGCCAGGCCATCGCCCATAACTTGTACGACCTCGTCCTGACCGACCTGAAGATGGTGGCCGACGACGACGGCCTCAAGGTCCTTCGGGCGGCGGTCCAGAAGGATCCCTCCACTCAGGTGGTGGTGCTCACCGCCTACGGCACGATCGAAAGCGCCAAGGAGGCCATGCGTCTCGGCGCCTACGACTACATCCAGAAGCCGTTCAACAACAACGACCTGCGGGCGCTGGTGCGCCGGGCGCTCGAAAGCCGCGGGGCAGCGGCAGAGCGGACGCGCGAGCTGCGGGCGCAGGTCCGCGACACGGCGTCCTTCGAGGGGATCGTCGGGCGCGACGAGTCGATGCTCAAGGTGTTCGCCCTGATCGACCGGGTGGCGCCCACCGGCGCCAATATCATGATCCTTGGCGAGAGCGGCACCGGCAAGGAGCTGGTCGCCACCGCGCTCCACATGCGCAGCCCCCGGCACGATTTCCCGTTCGTCCCGATCAATTGCGCCGCCATTCCTGAGTCGCTGATGGAGAGCGAGCTGTTCGGCCATGTGCGGGGGGCGTTCACGGGCGCGATCAAGACCAAGAAGGGGTTGTTCGAGGCGGCCCACAAGGGCACCCTGTTTCTCGACGAGGTCGGCGAGCTGCCCCCCATGATGCAGGGCAAGCTTTTGCGGGCGATTCAGGAGCGCTCGGTCCGGCGCATCGGCGGAAACGACGACATCCCGGTCGACGTCCGTATCGTGTGCGCCTCCAAACGCAATCTCGAGGACGAGATGCAGGCCGGGCGCTTCCGGGACGACCTGTTTTTCCGGCTCAACGTCATCCAGATCGTCGTCCCCCCGCTGCGCGAGCGGAGGGAGGATATCCCGTTCCTCGCGCGTCAGTTCGTCGAGAAATATTCCGCCCGGCTCGACAAGCCGATCCGCGGCATCCGAAACGACGCGATGGCGGGGCTGTGCGCCTACGACTACCCCGGCAACGTCCGCGAGCTTGAAAACATCATCGAGCGGGCCACCATCATCGAGACTTCCGAGATCATCGTCCCCGACGCGCTTCCCTCCGCGGTCGCCCGCCTCTGCGCCGGCAGCGCCCCGTTTCCCTCGCCCGATGGGGGGGAGTCGACAATCTTCGTCACCCCTCGCGAGATTGATCGACCGGAACTGACAATAAATGTCAGTACAGAGGTCAAGCAGGACCCGGAGGTGCCGCAAAACGTCACTCCGCAGGCGATCAGGACCGTGATTCCGCCCGATGCCCTGGCCGGGGGAGGGGTCTCGCTCGACGCCGAGATGGACCGGCTCGAGAGGGAATTGCTCCTCAAAGCGCTTTCCGATGCCGGGGGCAACAAGACCGAGGCCTCGAAATTGTTGAACATTTCCTTCCGGTCCCTGCGCTATAGGCTCGACAAACATGGTATGGAATGA
- a CDS encoding MraY family glycosyltransferase, producing the protein MADTSPLASPLAAGTAALAVSLLLSLYLTPLFRDSARRFGIVDRPDGGLKTQEKAVPYFGGLAVYLAMLLPGAIFIQLSDTVMGLLLASSIIILLGLVDDICGLSPRIKLLGQVIAVFLLIKSGIRIRIEQFPPIINIALTFLWMIVLTNGFNLIDVMDGLSGGVACVSTAAMGFVFLSNGNRIGFVLCAALLGSLLGFLRFNRPPAQIYLGDTGSLFLGFFLGGLAIRGDYTDYNPLGWLTPLALFSVPLFEIAFVSWLRMCRGVSIMTGSRDHFGLRLRRWRLTTGQTVLASCAAAAVSSGIGLAAMHMTPTVSIAAYGSGVLLLVGIALWLKAIDMGM; encoded by the coding sequence GTGGCCGACACGTCGCCGCTCGCCAGTCCCCTGGCTGCCGGTACTGCCGCGCTGGCGGTTTCCCTGCTGCTGTCGCTCTACCTGACGCCGCTGTTCCGCGACTCCGCGCGCCGGTTCGGAATCGTCGACCGTCCCGACGGGGGACTCAAGACGCAGGAGAAGGCCGTGCCCTATTTCGGCGGGCTTGCCGTGTACCTGGCGATGCTCCTCCCCGGGGCCATTTTCATCCAGCTCAGCGACACCGTCATGGGGCTATTGCTCGCCTCCTCGATCATCATCCTGCTGGGGCTGGTCGACGACATCTGCGGCCTTTCCCCCCGGATCAAGCTGCTCGGCCAGGTCATCGCGGTGTTCCTGCTGATCAAGTCGGGCATCCGGATCCGGATCGAGCAGTTCCCGCCGATTATCAACATTGCCCTGACGTTCCTGTGGATGATCGTCTTGACGAACGGGTTCAACCTCATCGATGTGATGGACGGCCTTTCGGGAGGCGTCGCCTGCGTGTCGACGGCGGCGATGGGGTTCGTCTTCCTGTCGAACGGCAACCGGATCGGCTTCGTGCTCTGTGCGGCGCTATTGGGGAGCCTGCTCGGGTTCCTGCGCTTCAACCGCCCCCCGGCACAGATCTATCTCGGGGATACCGGATCGCTTTTCCTCGGCTTCTTCCTGGGCGGTCTCGCGATCCGCGGCGACTACACCGACTACAACCCGCTCGGCTGGCTGACTCCCCTGGCGCTGTTCTCCGTGCCGCTCTTCGAGATCGCCTTCGTGTCCTGGCTCCGGATGTGCCGGGGAGTCTCCATCATGACCGGCAGCCGGGACCACTTCGGCCTCCGGCTTCGCCGCTGGCGCCTGACGACCGGCCAGACCGTCCTGGCCAGCTGCGCGGCTGCCGCCGTCTCTTCCGGGATCGGCCTGGCCGCGATGCACATGACGCCGACCGTGTCGATCGCCGCGTACGGGAGCGGCGTGCTGCTCCTGGTCGGAATCGCCCTTTGGCTCAAGGCGATCGACATGGGAATGTGA
- a CDS encoding O-antigen ligase family protein: MNRVPFRGGFAPPLFFVVLLLPALVGEGGDWPPATLLIRLLLFGVSAACLFRRDRLVFRPALPDLLVLALWLLSAVWVVRPGYAWLTYQWLLNFTLGLLLYSLVRGMGDEPGRATARPFLMALLAVSMGEALLALIQRFGFGIPRPAGTMGNANELAELLLYGCAAAWGLLPLIVETPRRRVVAAVVTVLLTGALLATRSRGALLVALVAVSVLLMRRYGRWRVMAGVAVLLLVFLTVPNPLSERFMGKGDPYAFDRIAIWRAATRIAVAHPLGVGPGHFQFYWPAYRGPSSGAIVRFAKQANTAHSEFFSALSEQGFPGAVLFLGLGVVAVVSWRRAISSNDPNLRAVAMLPFISGLHAVVECNYHILGLLLINATAFAMVCGRTWKPFAEIPVRIGGAIKWAGATLLTVLVVLSGLTFAGWWFERQGNDALLAGDPVTAENRYLLAVASDPLRASFADKASAAAFRTGSTGAGGGNFARAIELEIEAAQRNPLEAQYPTRLAFLYSRSTAMVPPARRGWLYDGALAACDRAISLNPHAVDVRYLKAVILNELGRPDTARREISLALQDEPRYAKGWVLLGDLWRSHDPARAIEAYEKGLLLYYTYRGVASEPEEKAFLQVDVVRVTSILEALKGVAGP; encoded by the coding sequence TTGAACCGGGTACCGTTCAGGGGGGGCTTTGCGCCCCCCCTTTTTTTTGTCGTCCTGCTGCTCCCCGCGCTCGTCGGCGAAGGGGGGGACTGGCCGCCTGCCACGCTCCTGATCCGCCTGCTCCTGTTCGGCGTCTCCGCAGCATGCCTGTTCCGACGCGACCGTCTCGTCTTTCGGCCGGCGCTGCCCGACCTGCTTGTACTTGCCCTCTGGCTGCTGTCGGCGGTCTGGGTCGTCCGTCCGGGTTATGCGTGGCTGACCTACCAGTGGCTGCTCAACTTCACACTTGGATTGCTGCTGTATTCGCTGGTCCGGGGGATGGGAGACGAGCCCGGGCGGGCGACGGCGCGGCCGTTCCTGATGGCACTCCTCGCGGTATCCATGGGGGAGGCACTTCTCGCGCTCATCCAGCGCTTTGGATTCGGGATTCCGCGTCCTGCGGGAACGATGGGGAACGCCAACGAACTCGCCGAGCTTCTGCTCTACGGATGCGCAGCCGCGTGGGGTCTGCTGCCCCTGATCGTCGAAACTCCCAGGCGTCGCGTCGTTGCGGCTGTGGTGACAGTCCTTCTGACCGGGGCACTGCTGGCCACCCGTTCCCGGGGCGCCCTGCTCGTGGCGCTGGTCGCCGTTTCCGTCCTGCTGATGCGACGCTATGGCCGTTGGCGTGTCATGGCCGGGGTGGCGGTCCTTCTGCTGGTTTTTTTGACCGTTCCCAATCCGCTATCCGAGCGGTTTATGGGAAAGGGCGACCCGTACGCCTTCGACCGGATCGCGATTTGGCGCGCGGCCACGCGCATCGCCGTGGCGCATCCGCTCGGGGTCGGTCCCGGACACTTCCAGTTCTACTGGCCCGCCTACCGCGGTCCTTCGTCGGGCGCGATCGTCCGGTTTGCCAAGCAGGCCAACACCGCACACAGCGAGTTCTTTTCCGCGCTGTCGGAACAGGGTTTCCCCGGCGCCGTCCTGTTTCTCGGCCTGGGGGTCGTCGCGGTCGTTTCATGGCGGCGTGCGATCTCCTCGAACGACCCGAATCTCCGTGCCGTTGCGATGTTGCCCTTCATCTCCGGGCTCCACGCCGTGGTCGAATGCAACTACCACATCCTCGGGCTGCTGTTGATCAATGCCACGGCTTTCGCGATGGTGTGCGGCCGGACCTGGAAACCGTTCGCGGAAATCCCCGTGCGGATCGGTGGGGCAATCAAGTGGGCGGGTGCAACGCTCCTCACCGTGTTGGTTGTCCTTTCCGGGCTGACGTTTGCCGGCTGGTGGTTCGAACGACAGGGAAACGACGCCTTATTGGCGGGCGACCCCGTAACCGCGGAAAATCGATACCTGCTGGCCGTCGCCTCGGATCCATTGCGGGCTTCTTTCGCCGACAAGGCGTCCGCCGCCGCGTTCCGGACCGGCTCGACCGGCGCCGGCGGGGGAAACTTCGCCCGGGCGATCGAACTGGAAATCGAGGCCGCCCAACGGAATCCGCTCGAGGCGCAGTACCCGACGCGGCTTGCCTTTCTCTACAGCCGGTCGACGGCCATGGTGCCGCCTGCTCGACGGGGATGGCTGTACGATGGCGCCCTGGCGGCGTGCGACCGTGCGATTTCCCTGAATCCGCACGCCGTGGATGTGCGATATCTGAAGGCGGTCATCCTCAACGAACTGGGACGACCGGACACCGCGCGCCGGGAAATCTCCCTGGCGCTTCAGGACGAGCCTCGCTATGCAAAAGGATGGGTGCTGCTCGGCGACCTGTGGCGGTCGCACGACCCGGCAAGGGCGATCGAAGCATACGAAAAGGGGCTTCTTCTGTATTACACTTACAGGGGTGTCGCTAGCGAACCGGAGGAAAAAGCATTCCTGCAGGTGGACGTCGTGAGGGTGACCTCGATTCTGGAAGCTTTGAAGGGTGTCGCGGGGCCGTGA
- the topA gene encoding type I DNA topoisomerase, with protein sequence MSKSLVVVESPAKAKTIQKILGRGFQVLSSMGHVMDLPKSRIGVDVDNGFEPSYVVIKDRKKVLGEILEASRTVSTVYLAPDPDREGEAIAWHIAQAIRADALKKKGRSKKAEAAKPKTPVEIRRVMFHEITKKGITEGMANPLELDRQRFDAQQARRILDRLVGYTLSPLLWSKVQRGLSAGRVQSVAVKIVCDREKQINAFVPEEYWSLTARFNAALPPSFLAKLTEAGGEKVRPRTGDETQALKEAVLNGPFVVKEVKKKTRRRTAPAPFTTSKLQQEASRSLRMQPYKTMMVAQSLYEGVDIPGAGLVGLITYMRTDSMRVADEALLAVRDHIRSTYGEAWLPEVPNQYKNRKSAQDAHEAIRPTSMEYSPEAVRSILSRDQFRLYELIWKRFVASQMTPAEFEQTTVDIRCDPAGAPAGGYLFRASGSVPRFSGYLEVYQESVDVDATTSATDPDKEDADTLLPALTEGEKLALAELLPAQHFTQPPPRFSESSLIKELEEQGIGRPSTYASIVKTIKDRHYAKLEEGRFRPTELGNVVTDLLEASFPRVMEVAFTAQMEEELDQVEDGEREFRQTLDDFYQPFSEELERAKIAMPKVKDELIATGIPCTACGGEMVIRFGRAGRFLACRNYPECKNTANFRETEDGKVEILPDEEAGVDCDKCGKPMIVRRWKGARYIACSGYPECRNSKPWPTGVKCPECHEGDMVERVSRFGKMFYSCSRYPDCKFASWTKPLALTCPECGFPAMTERTRKGGETVIACLRKGCKGRLVSEG encoded by the coding sequence ATGTCAAAATCTCTCGTCGTGGTCGAATCGCCGGCCAAGGCCAAGACCATACAAAAGATACTGGGGCGCGGATTCCAGGTGCTTTCCTCGATGGGGCACGTGATGGATCTTCCCAAGAGCCGGATCGGGGTCGACGTCGACAACGGCTTCGAGCCTTCCTACGTCGTCATCAAGGATCGCAAGAAGGTTCTCGGTGAGATCCTCGAGGCCTCCCGGACGGTTTCCACCGTCTATCTGGCGCCCGACCCCGACCGCGAGGGGGAGGCGATCGCGTGGCATATCGCCCAGGCCATCCGGGCCGACGCGCTCAAAAAGAAGGGGCGCAGCAAGAAGGCCGAGGCCGCCAAGCCGAAGACGCCCGTCGAGATCCGCCGCGTCATGTTCCACGAGATCACGAAGAAGGGCATCACCGAGGGGATGGCCAATCCGCTCGAGCTCGACCGGCAGCGGTTCGACGCCCAGCAGGCCCGCCGGATCCTCGACCGGCTCGTCGGCTACACGCTCAGCCCCCTGTTGTGGAGCAAGGTCCAGCGGGGCCTTTCCGCCGGGCGGGTCCAGTCGGTCGCCGTCAAGATCGTCTGCGACCGCGAAAAGCAGATCAATGCGTTCGTTCCCGAGGAATACTGGTCGCTGACCGCGCGCTTCAATGCGGCATTGCCGCCCTCGTTCCTGGCCAAGCTCACCGAAGCGGGGGGAGAGAAGGTGCGTCCCCGCACGGGCGACGAGACGCAAGCGCTGAAGGAAGCGGTCCTGAACGGCCCCTTCGTGGTCAAGGAGGTCAAGAAGAAGACGCGCCGCCGTACCGCACCGGCGCCGTTCACCACCTCCAAGCTCCAGCAGGAAGCGTCGCGCAGCCTGCGCATGCAGCCCTACAAGACGATGATGGTGGCCCAGTCGCTCTACGAAGGGGTCGATATCCCGGGCGCAGGCCTCGTGGGCCTCATCACCTATATGCGTACCGACTCGATGCGCGTGGCCGACGAGGCGCTCCTCGCCGTCCGGGACCACATCCGGTCCACCTACGGCGAAGCCTGGCTCCCGGAAGTCCCCAATCAGTACAAGAACCGGAAAAGCGCCCAGGACGCGCACGAAGCGATCCGTCCCACCTCCATGGAATATTCCCCGGAGGCGGTCCGGTCCATCCTGTCGCGCGACCAGTTCCGGCTCTACGAGCTGATCTGGAAGCGGTTCGTCGCATCGCAGATGACGCCGGCCGAATTCGAGCAGACCACGGTCGATATCCGGTGCGATCCGGCGGGCGCACCGGCGGGCGGCTACCTGTTTCGCGCATCCGGCTCGGTGCCCCGCTTTTCGGGCTACCTCGAGGTCTACCAGGAATCGGTCGACGTCGACGCGACCACATCGGCCACCGATCCCGACAAGGAAGATGCCGACACGCTCCTTCCCGCCCTGACCGAGGGCGAGAAGCTTGCGCTGGCCGAGTTGCTCCCCGCCCAGCATTTCACCCAGCCTCCGCCCCGTTTCAGCGAAAGCTCCCTCATCAAGGAGCTCGAAGAGCAGGGGATCGGCCGCCCGTCGACCTATGCTTCAATCGTCAAGACCATCAAGGACCGGCACTACGCCAAGCTCGAAGAGGGGCGCTTCCGGCCGACCGAGCTCGGCAACGTCGTCACCGACCTGCTCGAGGCCAGCTTCCCCAGGGTGATGGAGGTGGCGTTCACGGCGCAGATGGAAGAGGAGCTCGACCAGGTCGAAGACGGCGAGCGCGAGTTCCGGCAGACGCTCGACGATTTCTACCAGCCATTTTCCGAAGAGCTCGAGCGGGCGAAGATCGCCATGCCCAAGGTCAAGGACGAGCTGATCGCGACGGGCATCCCGTGCACCGCCTGCGGCGGCGAGATGGTCATCCGGTTCGGCCGTGCGGGCCGCTTCCTGGCCTGTCGCAACTATCCCGAGTGCAAGAACACCGCAAACTTCCGCGAGACCGAGGACGGCAAGGTCGAGATCCTTCCCGACGAAGAGGCGGGCGTCGACTGCGACAAGTGCGGCAAGCCGATGATCGTGCGCCGCTGGAAGGGGGCGCGCTACATCGCCTGCTCGGGTTATCCCGAGTGCCGGAACAGCAAGCCTTGGCCGACCGGCGTCAAGTGCCCCGAGTGCCATGAGGGCGACATGGTCGAGCGCGTCTCGCGGTTCGGCAAGATGTTCTACAGCTGCTCGCGCTATCCCGACTGCAAGTTCGCCTCGTGGACGAAGCCGTTGGCGCTGACCTGCCCCGAATGCGGATTCCCTGCGATGACCGAGCGGACCCGCAAAGGGGGCGAAACGGTGATCGCCTGCCTCCGCAAGGGATGCAAGGGGCGATTGGTATCTGAGGGCTGA
- a CDS encoding ABC transporter ATP-binding protein, whose protein sequence is MTAPAPIISVENLSKSYPMGFWRKRVPVLSGLSFTVMPNEIVGFLGPNGAGKTTTIKILNHLAFPDAGRVTLFGEEAGKSVDLRRRIGFMPEQPYFYEYLTGREFIALCGRLCGMGRDAIPARSREMFARVGLEGAEDKAIRKYSKGMMQRLGLVQALLHDPELVILDEPMSGLDPMGRMEVRNVIRDLKAAGKTVFFSSHIVSDVEALCDRVIMLLKGRKVAEDTVGELMGREIRYVEIVLSPSPPPAVLNECGIPPEAVSIQGNAVVLRAPDIDEANRWVDLSRAAGARVCSVTPAKRHLEDVYVAQVEAGRREGNR, encoded by the coding sequence ATGACGGCCCCGGCACCGATCATCAGCGTGGAGAACCTATCGAAGTCGTACCCCATGGGATTCTGGCGCAAACGGGTGCCAGTGCTTTCCGGTTTGTCGTTTACCGTCATGCCCAACGAGATCGTCGGTTTCCTCGGCCCCAACGGGGCCGGGAAGACCACCACCATCAAGATCCTGAACCACCTTGCGTTCCCCGACGCCGGGCGCGTGACGCTGTTCGGCGAAGAGGCGGGGAAATCGGTCGACCTTCGCCGCCGCATCGGATTCATGCCCGAGCAACCGTACTTCTACGAATACCTGACCGGCCGGGAGTTCATTGCGCTTTGCGGGCGGCTGTGCGGGATGGGGCGGGATGCCATCCCGGCGAGGTCGCGGGAAATGTTCGCCCGGGTCGGGCTCGAGGGAGCCGAGGACAAGGCGATCCGGAAATATTCGAAGGGGATGATGCAGCGTCTCGGGCTTGTGCAGGCGCTGCTGCACGATCCCGAGCTGGTGATTCTCGACGAGCCGATGTCGGGACTGGATCCCATGGGACGCATGGAAGTCAGGAACGTGATCCGCGATCTCAAGGCTGCCGGCAAGACGGTGTTCTTCAGCTCCCACATCGTGTCCGACGTCGAGGCGCTGTGCGACCGCGTCATCATGCTGCTCAAGGGCAGGAAGGTCGCCGAGGATACGGTAGGCGAGCTGATGGGCCGCGAGATCCGGTACGTCGAAATCGTTTTGTCGCCATCTCCTCCACCGGCAGTTTTGAATGAATGCGGCATCCCCCCGGAAGCGGTCTCGATTCAGGGGAACGCCGTGGTGCTGAGGGCGCCCGACATCGACGAGGCCAACCGGTGGGTCGACCTGTCCCGCGCCGCCGGCGCAAGGGTCTGCTCCGTGACCCCGGCCAAGCGGCATCTTGAGGACGTTTACGTGGCCCAGGTGGAAGCCGGAAGAAGGGAGGGGAACCGCTGA
- the dprA gene encoding DNA-processing protein DprA, with protein sequence MSTPESPALDLLLRLSTIEGFTIRQLRRLQAGSPLRLAGPPDVLPSTTLLEKGYDAVVSRVAGEQVDRIRNDCAKAGIQIIPAGSPEYPTRLLEIADAPLVLFRLGLSVDTDGGAAVVGSRAPTAPGKAFAKELSADLSADGVVIVSGLARGVDTAAHEGALEGGGPTVAVLGCGVDVVYPPESGRLRERIRERGAIISEYAPGSAPVAWRFPARNRIVSGMTRATIVAEASLRSGALITARLALDQGREVMAVPGSPFFPHTAGSNRLLRDGAAPVTCAGDVLLALGRPPGPDPSTPEGKVVRYLRKARHVEEIARGLRLPACDLLPLLLRMEQTNLIRKTAGNYYIRMTV encoded by the coding sequence TTGTCCACGCCAGAATCGCCGGCGCTCGACCTGCTGCTTCGCCTGTCCACGATCGAAGGCTTCACGATCCGCCAATTGCGTCGATTGCAGGCCGGATCGCCGCTGCGCCTGGCGGGGCCGCCCGATGTTCTGCCGTCCACGACCCTTCTCGAAAAGGGATATGACGCGGTGGTTTCCCGTGTCGCGGGCGAGCAGGTCGATCGCATCCGGAACGATTGCGCCAAGGCCGGCATCCAAATCATTCCGGCCGGCTCGCCCGAATATCCGACGCGCCTTCTCGAAATCGCCGATGCCCCCTTGGTCCTGTTTCGCCTGGGCCTTTCCGTCGACACGGATGGGGGCGCGGCCGTCGTCGGGAGTCGAGCCCCGACCGCTCCCGGAAAGGCGTTCGCGAAAGAATTGTCGGCGGACCTCTCGGCCGACGGGGTCGTTATCGTCAGCGGGCTGGCGCGGGGGGTCGACACGGCGGCGCACGAGGGGGCGCTCGAAGGCGGGGGGCCGACCGTCGCGGTGCTCGGTTGCGGCGTCGATGTCGTCTATCCGCCCGAATCGGGTCGATTGCGCGAACGGATCCGCGAGCGGGGGGCGATCATCTCCGAATACGCCCCCGGAAGCGCGCCGGTTGCCTGGCGATTCCCCGCAAGGAACCGGATCGTCAGCGGAATGACGCGGGCGACGATCGTCGCAGAGGCGTCGCTTCGAAGCGGCGCCCTTATCACCGCCCGGCTGGCGCTCGACCAGGGACGCGAGGTGATGGCGGTGCCGGGAAGCCCTTTTTTCCCGCACACGGCCGGCAGCAACCGGCTGCTTCGAGATGGCGCCGCGCCGGTGACCTGCGCGGGCGACGTGCTGCTCGCGCTGGGGAGGCCGCCGGGTCCCGATCCCTCGACGCCCGAAGGAAAAGTGGTTCGATATCTCCGGAAGGCGAGGCACGTCGAAGAGATCGCCAGGGGGCTCCGGTTGCCGGCCTGCGACCTGCTGCCACTCCTCCTCCGGATGGAGCAGACGAATTTGATTAGGAAAACCGCGGGCAACTATTATATAAGAATGACCGTTTGA